From a single Fusobacterium pseudoperiodonticum genomic region:
- a CDS encoding phage major capsid protein codes for MKKSVELKKELETLRNEITSLKDSGKIEEAHAKLNSLKDLENRIKEAETEEALTVMNKGDKVPLGTKEKMNVNRIYNRVLLGKSITEEEKQFLNAAGTPGQVEATDGKGGYLVPTEQFNEIKELRRNKIALKEYCNILPVTSLKGTMPVETDGTGELIAFEELNEIGQSDIDFGQVTYNVADYGDIIPISNSLLADENANLTAYIGKRFVKKAVNTENKKILTILKTLNPEQATDYDAITTALNKGLDPAISSNSKVFMNQTYFDILDKVKDKQGRPLLGTSLQDETKKLFKGREIVMLSDAQLEMNGTKAPVFVGDLEEFITFFDREGLELAVSTEAGFTKNATYIRAIERFDVKKVDKNAMKYLEIETA; via the coding sequence ATGAAAAAATCAGTAGAATTAAAAAAGGAATTAGAAACACTTAGAAATGAGATCACATCATTAAAAGATAGTGGAAAGATTGAAGAAGCACATGCTAAGTTAAATAGTTTAAAAGATTTAGAAAATAGAATAAAAGAAGCAGAAACAGAGGAGGCTTTAACAGTTATGAATAAAGGTGATAAAGTACCATTAGGAACAAAAGAAAAAATGAATGTTAATAGAATTTATAATAGAGTTCTATTAGGAAAATCTATAACAGAAGAAGAAAAACAATTTTTAAATGCAGCTGGAACACCAGGGCAAGTAGAAGCAACAGACGGAAAAGGTGGATATTTAGTACCAACTGAGCAATTCAACGAAATAAAAGAATTAAGAAGAAACAAAATAGCATTGAAAGAATATTGTAATATTCTACCTGTAACTTCATTAAAGGGAACTATGCCTGTTGAAACAGATGGAACAGGTGAATTAATAGCTTTTGAAGAATTGAATGAAATAGGTCAATCTGATATAGATTTTGGACAAGTTACATATAATGTTGCTGACTATGGAGATATTATCCCAATATCAAATAGTTTACTTGCAGATGAAAATGCAAATTTAACTGCTTATATAGGTAAAAGATTCGTTAAAAAAGCTGTAAATACAGAAAACAAAAAGATATTAACTATTTTAAAAACTTTAAATCCAGAACAAGCAACTGATTATGATGCAATAACAACTGCTTTAAATAAAGGATTAGATCCAGCAATATCATCAAATTCAAAAGTTTTTATGAATCAAACTTATTTTGATATTTTAGACAAAGTAAAAGATAAGCAAGGTAGACCACTTTTAGGTACTAGCTTACAAGATGAAACTAAAAAACTTTTTAAAGGAAGAGAAATAGTTATGTTATCAGATGCTCAATTAGAAATGAATGGAACAAAAGCACCAGTATTTGTTGGAGATTTAGAAGAATTTATAACATTCTTTGACAGAGAAGGTTTAGAACTTGCAGTATCAACTGAAGCTGGATTTACTAAGAATGCTACTTATATTAGAGCAATAGAAAGATTTGATGTTAAAAAAGTTGATAAAAATGCAATGAAATATCTTGAAATTGAAACAGCTTAA
- a CDS encoding head-tail connector protein — protein sequence MVDILTLEEAKNYLRIDYNEDDTLLQSLMIAAIDYLRDAINDFDKKATKEKFMKRSKILACVLVQDWYDNREQKESKELSYTARSLLTQLQVGDNFE from the coding sequence ATGGTAGATATTTTAACTTTGGAAGAAGCTAAAAACTATCTAAGAATTGATTACAATGAAGATGATACATTGTTGCAATCTTTAATGATTGCAGCAATAGATTATCTTAGAGATGCAATAAATGACTTTGATAAAAAAGCAACAAAAGAAAAGTTTATGAAAAGGTCTAAAATTCTAGCTTGTGTACTTGTTCAAGATTGGTATGATAACAGAGAGCAAAAGGAAAGTAAAGAACTTAGTTATACAGCCAGAAGTCTATTAACTCAGTTACAAGTAGGTGATAACTTTGAATGA